A single window of Solea solea chromosome 9, fSolSol10.1, whole genome shotgun sequence DNA harbors:
- the bcl6aa gene encoding BCL6A transcription repressor a isoform X1, producing MLLLCQGVNGMRKDGDSALWNHHKQSFQELDKMACAADSCIQFTRHASDVLLNLNRLRSRDILTDVTILVNRQQFRAHKTVLMACSGLFYTIFTDSHKCNLSAISLDPKVDPEGFAILLEFMYTSRLTLKESLIMSIMNTAIYLQMDHVVDTCHRFIKTSDPSAKLSRDEFLVSPLVLPQDVHMYRPHDVVDSLHSRVAPFRDGRPYSSNMFNGVSTPSNYHLYGQFPMPGFPFPLCKLTDAKSAFADLSKSAMHHKHCSPHDGANAIRSEYTRPVGTTIIHSTTYASREVGRDSEIRRESHDGMSQSNSLGTRKRTFPALNLEHQKDLSREHVPQVEEDLIHQQYPLGISSAGRKSLMSSPQSPLKSDCQPNSPTESSSSKNASLSQTAGVQVSQGTQDPKARNWKKYKFIVLNQSAKEDEVGLRDSGLRSPQRLGLQPYLHPSDSENLDPQTTSKSNVHSEDLPAPQASRLNNIINSALEGTLRSSDSRPPHYLSRLTCSSCGSQSPQHSEVCPNSSRSRLTEDMAELHSEYSDSSCENGTFFCNECDSKFAEDEALKQHMLQVHSDKPYKCDRCQAAFRYKGNLASHKTVHTGEKPYRCNICGAQFNRPANLKTHTRIHSGEKPYKCETCGARFVQVAHLRAHVLIHTGEKPYPCEICGTRFRHLQTLKSHLRIHTGEKPYHCEKCNLHFRHKSQLRLHLRQKHGAITNTKIQYRLSTADMPADLTKAC from the exons ATGCTGCTCCTGTGCCAAGGAGTGAATGGGATGAGAAAAGACGGGGACTCCGCTCTTTGGAATCACCACAAACAAAGTTTCCAGG AACTTGACAAAATGGCTTGCGCAGCAGACAGCTGCATACAGTTCACACGCCATGCCAGTGATGTTCTCCTCAACCTGAACCGTCTGCGCAGCAGAGACATTCTTACAGATGTCACCATTCTGGTGAACAGGCAGCAGTTTCGTGCGCACAAGACCGTGCTCATGGcttgcag TGGGTTGTTCTACACCATCTTCACTGACTCCCACAAGTGCAACCTCAGCGCGATCAGTCTTGACCCAAAGGTCGACCCAGAGGGCTTTGCCATCCTGCTGGAGTTCATGTACACCTCACGTCTCACACTAAAGGAGAGTCTGATCATGTCTATCATGAATACAGCCATCTACCTGCAGATGGACCATGTCGTGGACACCTGCCACAGATTCATCAAAACCAG TGATCCATCTGCCAAGCTGTCCAGAGATGAGTTTTTGGTCAGTCCCTTGGTTTTACCTCAGGATGTGCACATGTACCGGCCCCATGACGTTGTCGACAGTTTGCACAGCCGCGTAGCACCATTTAGAGACGGGAGGCCCTACAGTTCAAACATGTTCAATGGGGTCAGCACCCCCAGCAACTACCATCTGTATGGGCAGTTTCCTATGCCTGGATTCCCTTTCCCTCTCTGCAAGCTGACTGATGCCAAAAGCGCTTTTGCAGACCTCTCTAAGAGTGCTATGCACCACAAGCATTGTTCTCCACATGACGGCGCCAACGCCATCAGGTCAGAATACACCAGGCCCGTTGGTACCACCATCATTCACTCCACCACCTACGCCTCCAGGGAGGTAGGGAGAGACAGTGAGATACGGAGGGAAAGCCACGACGGGATGAGCCAGTCTAACTCTCTCGGCACAAGAAAGCGTACGTTTCCTGCGCTAAACCTCGAGCACCAGAAAGACTTGAGCAGAGAGCACGTTCCTCAGGTGGAGGAGGACCTGATCCATCAGCAATACCCACTGGGAATCTCCTCCGCTGGACGCAAGAGCCTCATGAGCAGCCCTCAGAGTCCGCTCAAATCAGACTGCCAGCCCAACTCCCCGACCGagtccagcagcagcaagaaCGCCAGCCTTTCCCAAACTGCGGGAGTGCAAGTGTCACAAGGTACGCAGGACCCTAAAGCTCGCAACTGGAAAAAGTACAAGTTCATTGTGCTGAATCAGAGCGCAAAGGAAGACGAGGTGGGGCTGCGAGACTCTGGGCTCCGCTCACCCCAGCGCCTCGGCCTGCAACCCTACCTCCATCCCAGCGACTCGGAGAACCTCGACCCACAAACCACAAGCAAGAGCAACGTTCACAGCGAGGATCTGCCTGCGCCTCAGGCTAGTCGTCTCAACAATATCATCAACag TGCACTTGAGGGAACACTGAGGAGCAGTGACAGCCGCCCTCCTCACTACCTGAGCCGCCTCACCTGCTCATCCTGTGGCTCCCAGTCCCCACAGCACTCAGAGGTTTGTCCCAACTCCTCCAGGTCCCGTCTCACTGAAGACATGGCAGAGCTGCACTCAGAATACTCAGACTCCAGTTGTG AAAACGGCACTTTCTTCTGTAATGAATGTGACTCAAAGTTTGCCGAAGACGAGGCGCTGAAACAGCACATGCTGCAAGTGCACAGTGACAAGCCATACAAGTGTGACCGCTGCCAGGCGGCTTTCCGCTACAAGGGCAACCTGGCCAGCCACAAGACTGTCCACACAG gaGAGAAGCCGTATCGCTGTAATATTTGTGGTGCTCAGTTTAACCGACCAGCTAACCTCAAGACTCACACTCGCATCCACTCAGGAGAGAAGCCATACAAATGTGAGACGTGTGGAGCCCGGTTTGTACAG GTTGCTCATCTTCGTGCCCATGTGTTGATCCACACGGGTGAGAAGCCATATCCGTGTGAGATCTGCGGAACACGCTTCCGTCACCTGCAGACGTTGAAGAGCCACCTGCGCatacacacaggagagaaaccctACCAT TGTGAGAAATGCAACCTGCACTTCCGCCACAAGAGTCAGCTCCGGCTGCATCTTCGACAGAAGCACGGCGCCATCACCAACACAAAGATCCAGTACCGTTTGTCGACGGCCGACATGCCCGCTGACCTGACAAAGGCGTGCTGA
- the smx5 gene encoding smx5 has protein sequence MLFYSFFKSLVGKDVVVELKNDLSICGTLHSVDQYLNIKLTDISVTDPEKYPHMLSVKNCFIRGSVVRYVQLPADEVDTQLLQDAARKEAMQQKQ, from the exons ATG CTTTTCTACTCGTTTTTCAAATCTCTGGTGGGGAAGGACGTGGTGGTGGAGCTCAAGAACGACCTGAG cATCTGTGGAACACTTCACTCTGTCGACCAG TACCTGAACATCAAACTCACAGACATTAGTGTCACAGATCCAGAGAAATATCCACACATG CTGTCTGTGAAAAACTGTTTCATCCGTGGATCTGTGGTCCGGTACGTTCAGCTCCCTGCAGACGAAGTTGACACTCAGCTGCTGCAAGACGCTGCACGAAAAGAAGCAATGCAGCAGAAGCAGTGA
- the bcl6aa gene encoding BCL6A transcription repressor a isoform X2, with protein MQEVSRKALPELDKMACAADSCIQFTRHASDVLLNLNRLRSRDILTDVTILVNRQQFRAHKTVLMACSGLFYTIFTDSHKCNLSAISLDPKVDPEGFAILLEFMYTSRLTLKESLIMSIMNTAIYLQMDHVVDTCHRFIKTSDPSAKLSRDEFLVSPLVLPQDVHMYRPHDVVDSLHSRVAPFRDGRPYSSNMFNGVSTPSNYHLYGQFPMPGFPFPLCKLTDAKSAFADLSKSAMHHKHCSPHDGANAIRSEYTRPVGTTIIHSTTYASREVGRDSEIRRESHDGMSQSNSLGTRKRTFPALNLEHQKDLSREHVPQVEEDLIHQQYPLGISSAGRKSLMSSPQSPLKSDCQPNSPTESSSSKNASLSQTAGVQVSQGTQDPKARNWKKYKFIVLNQSAKEDEVGLRDSGLRSPQRLGLQPYLHPSDSENLDPQTTSKSNVHSEDLPAPQASRLNNIINSALEGTLRSSDSRPPHYLSRLTCSSCGSQSPQHSEVCPNSSRSRLTEDMAELHSEYSDSSCENGTFFCNECDSKFAEDEALKQHMLQVHSDKPYKCDRCQAAFRYKGNLASHKTVHTGEKPYRCNICGAQFNRPANLKTHTRIHSGEKPYKCETCGARFVQVAHLRAHVLIHTGEKPYPCEICGTRFRHLQTLKSHLRIHTGEKPYHCEKCNLHFRHKSQLRLHLRQKHGAITNTKIQYRLSTADMPADLTKAC; from the exons ATGCAAGAAGTTTCTAGGAAAGCGCTACcag AACTTGACAAAATGGCTTGCGCAGCAGACAGCTGCATACAGTTCACACGCCATGCCAGTGATGTTCTCCTCAACCTGAACCGTCTGCGCAGCAGAGACATTCTTACAGATGTCACCATTCTGGTGAACAGGCAGCAGTTTCGTGCGCACAAGACCGTGCTCATGGcttgcag TGGGTTGTTCTACACCATCTTCACTGACTCCCACAAGTGCAACCTCAGCGCGATCAGTCTTGACCCAAAGGTCGACCCAGAGGGCTTTGCCATCCTGCTGGAGTTCATGTACACCTCACGTCTCACACTAAAGGAGAGTCTGATCATGTCTATCATGAATACAGCCATCTACCTGCAGATGGACCATGTCGTGGACACCTGCCACAGATTCATCAAAACCAG TGATCCATCTGCCAAGCTGTCCAGAGATGAGTTTTTGGTCAGTCCCTTGGTTTTACCTCAGGATGTGCACATGTACCGGCCCCATGACGTTGTCGACAGTTTGCACAGCCGCGTAGCACCATTTAGAGACGGGAGGCCCTACAGTTCAAACATGTTCAATGGGGTCAGCACCCCCAGCAACTACCATCTGTATGGGCAGTTTCCTATGCCTGGATTCCCTTTCCCTCTCTGCAAGCTGACTGATGCCAAAAGCGCTTTTGCAGACCTCTCTAAGAGTGCTATGCACCACAAGCATTGTTCTCCACATGACGGCGCCAACGCCATCAGGTCAGAATACACCAGGCCCGTTGGTACCACCATCATTCACTCCACCACCTACGCCTCCAGGGAGGTAGGGAGAGACAGTGAGATACGGAGGGAAAGCCACGACGGGATGAGCCAGTCTAACTCTCTCGGCACAAGAAAGCGTACGTTTCCTGCGCTAAACCTCGAGCACCAGAAAGACTTGAGCAGAGAGCACGTTCCTCAGGTGGAGGAGGACCTGATCCATCAGCAATACCCACTGGGAATCTCCTCCGCTGGACGCAAGAGCCTCATGAGCAGCCCTCAGAGTCCGCTCAAATCAGACTGCCAGCCCAACTCCCCGACCGagtccagcagcagcaagaaCGCCAGCCTTTCCCAAACTGCGGGAGTGCAAGTGTCACAAGGTACGCAGGACCCTAAAGCTCGCAACTGGAAAAAGTACAAGTTCATTGTGCTGAATCAGAGCGCAAAGGAAGACGAGGTGGGGCTGCGAGACTCTGGGCTCCGCTCACCCCAGCGCCTCGGCCTGCAACCCTACCTCCATCCCAGCGACTCGGAGAACCTCGACCCACAAACCACAAGCAAGAGCAACGTTCACAGCGAGGATCTGCCTGCGCCTCAGGCTAGTCGTCTCAACAATATCATCAACag TGCACTTGAGGGAACACTGAGGAGCAGTGACAGCCGCCCTCCTCACTACCTGAGCCGCCTCACCTGCTCATCCTGTGGCTCCCAGTCCCCACAGCACTCAGAGGTTTGTCCCAACTCCTCCAGGTCCCGTCTCACTGAAGACATGGCAGAGCTGCACTCAGAATACTCAGACTCCAGTTGTG AAAACGGCACTTTCTTCTGTAATGAATGTGACTCAAAGTTTGCCGAAGACGAGGCGCTGAAACAGCACATGCTGCAAGTGCACAGTGACAAGCCATACAAGTGTGACCGCTGCCAGGCGGCTTTCCGCTACAAGGGCAACCTGGCCAGCCACAAGACTGTCCACACAG gaGAGAAGCCGTATCGCTGTAATATTTGTGGTGCTCAGTTTAACCGACCAGCTAACCTCAAGACTCACACTCGCATCCACTCAGGAGAGAAGCCATACAAATGTGAGACGTGTGGAGCCCGGTTTGTACAG GTTGCTCATCTTCGTGCCCATGTGTTGATCCACACGGGTGAGAAGCCATATCCGTGTGAGATCTGCGGAACACGCTTCCGTCACCTGCAGACGTTGAAGAGCCACCTGCGCatacacacaggagagaaaccctACCAT TGTGAGAAATGCAACCTGCACTTCCGCCACAAGAGTCAGCTCCGGCTGCATCTTCGACAGAAGCACGGCGCCATCACCAACACAAAGATCCAGTACCGTTTGTCGACGGCCGACATGCCCGCTGACCTGACAAAGGCGTGCTGA